A stretch of DNA from Cellulomonas xiejunii:
GGTCGAAGCGGTGGCCGAGCGTGCCGTTCGGGACCGTCGGGGTGCCGTCGGCGTCGAGCACGACGGTCTGGAACGCGCCGTCGCGGTCGGCCGACGGGACGGGCAGCTGGTCGCCGGTGAGGAACTTGTCGGGCACGTACGCGTCGCCGCGCGGGACCAGCCGCACCAGGTGCGGTGCGTCGGTGAACTGCCGCAGGTAGTCCGCGAAGCGCGCCGTGCGCCGCTCGACCAGGAACTCGCGCAGCACGACGTGGCCCATCGCCATCGCCAGGGCACCGTCGGTGCCCGGGTGGGGGGCGAGCCACTCGTCGGCGAACTTGGTGTTGTCCGCGTAGTCAGGGCTGACCGTGACGACCTTCTGCCCGCGGTACCGGGCCTCGGCCATGAAGTGGGCGTCGGGCGTGCGCGTCACCGGGACGTTCGAGCCCCACATGATGAGGTACGCCGCGTTCCACCAGTCGGCGGACTCCGGCACGTCGGTCTGGTCCCCGAAGACCTGGGGGGACGCGACCGGCAGGTCGGCGTACCAGTCGTAGAACGAGAGCATCGTGCCGCCGAGCATCGAGACGAACCGTGCGCCCGCGCCGTGGGACACCATCGACATGGCCGGGATGGGGGAGAACCCCGCGATCCGGTCGGGCCCGTACTCCTCGATCGTGTGCACGTGCGCGGCCGCGACGATCTCGGCCGCCTCGTCCCACGTCGCGCGCACGAGCCCGCCCTTGCCGCGGGCCTTCTTGTACGGCGCGGACGGATCGGCCGTGACGGCCTTCCACGCCTCGACGGGATCACCGGTGCGGGCCTTCGCCTCGCGGTACGCGCGCAGCAGGGCTCCGCGCACGTACGGGTAGCGGATGCGCGTGGGGGAGTACGTGTACCAGGAGAACGCCGCACCCCGGGGGCAGCCGCGCGGCTCGTACTCGGGGGAGTCGGGCCCCACCGACGGGTAGTCCGTCTGCTGCGTCTCCCACGTGATGATGCCGTCCTTGACGTACACCTTCCACGAGCACGAGCCGGTGCAGTTGACGCCGTGGGTGGAGCGCACGACCTTGTCGTGGCTCCAGCGGTCCCGGTAGAACGCGTCACCCTCGCGGCCGCCCTCCAGGAACACCGTGCGCAGGTCCGGCGAGACCTCACCGCGCCGCAGGCGTGAGCCGAGGCGGACGAGCGCCTGCGCAGGGCCGGTGTCGGTGCCGGTGTGGCGAGGGCTGGTCGTGCTCATCGCACCTCCCGAGAGGGTGGGGTGGTCGGGGTGACGGCGTCAGCTGGGGCGTGGTGCCCCGGGCCGGGCGTAGTTCACCCAGGTCAGGGCCGTGCAGATCGCGAAGTAGGCGGCGGCGCCGACGAAGAAGGCGACGGGGGTCCACAACGACAGGGCGATGCCGACCAGGAACGGGCCGAACGCGGCGATCGCGGACGTGAACCCGATGACGCCGCCGGCCTGGCGGCGCGGGAAGATCATCGGCATCTGCTTGAACGTGCCCGCGTTGCCGATCCCCGCGAACGTGAACAGCGCGAGCATGGCGACGAGGAACCAGGTGAACTCACCGACGTCGGACGGCGTGAGGAACAGCGTCGCGACGACGGTCGAGGCCGTCATGCCGATGCCGGCCACGAACGTCCACACCGCGCCGCCGAACCGGTCGCACAGCGGACCCCACGCGGCTCGCGTGATCGACCCGAGCAGCGGCCCGAGGAACGCGTACCGCAGGGGGTCGGGCGCGTTCTCGAACCCGCCGTAGACGTTGTTGATGAGCAGGCCGAGCTGTGCGGCGAAACCCGAGAACGCACCGAACGTCATGGTGTAGACCGCCGTCATGACCCACGTGTGCTTCTCGCGGAAGATGTCGAGCTGCTCGCGGAAGTCGGCCTGCACCGGCACGCGCCTGAGGAACAGCGCGGCCAGGACGATCCCGAGCACCACCCACGGGATCAGCACGAGCGCCGCGTTGTGCAGCCAGATGTGCCCACCGTCGACCGTCTGCTGCGGTGTGAGCACCGTCGTGCCCAGCAGGCCGAATCCCACGACCCACGGCACGAGGAACTGGATCAGGCTCACGCCGAAGTTGCCGATGCCTGCCTGCAGGCCCAGGGTCGTGCCGGACATGCGCCGCGGGAAGAAGTAGCTGGTCGACGGCATGAAGCCCGCGAACGCGCCGCCGCCGATGCCGGTCGCGAACGCCAGCACCAGCAGCGTGGCGTACGACGTCGAGGCATCGCGTACCGCGAACGTCCACCCGATCATCGGCAGCAGCAGCAGCGTCGCCGAGCCGCCCACCAGCGTCCTCGTGCCGACCACGGGCGGCAGGAACATGAAGACCAGCCGCATCAGCCCGCCCGCGAGGCCCGGCAGCGCGACCAGCCAGTAGAGCTGGCCGGTCGTCAGGTCGAACCCGACGAGGTTGAGGCGCGGGGCGATCGCGCTGACCAGGTACCACACCGCGAAGGCGAGCGTCAGGTTGTACGTCGTGACCCACAGCGTGCGCCAGGCGAGGCGCTCGTCCCACGCAGCCGGGTCCTCGGGGTCCCAGGTGCCCACGTCCGCGGAGCGGGTGGCCTTCGTCATCGAATGCCTCTTGGTGTCGTCGTCGGTCAACTACGTACGCGCACCCTGGCAGGGGTCGGCGAGGCGGCGGTACGCACAACACCGTGGAAAATGGGCCCGGGCAGGCGCCCCCGTGGGTGCGCCCGCCTGGGCCGGGGGCTCAGCGGGGATCGAGCATCGTCAGGGCGAGCTTGCTCGCCACGACGGCCTCGACCTCGTGCGGCAGCCGGGTGCCCAGGTGCACGACACCGCCGGGCCGCAGGTCGACCGTCCGTCCGTCCGCCGTGACGCGCAGGTGCCCGGTCAGCACCTGCAGCAGCACGGGCATGGCGGCGGTGTGCTCGGTGAGGACCTGACCGGCGTCGAACGCGAAGAGCACGACCCGTGCGCCCTCGGCACGCAGCACGGTGCGTGAGACCGTCGACTCGGGCTGGACCTCGACGAGAGAGGCGAGGTCGGCGACCTCGGTCATGACGGCTCCCTCGGTCGCGGCGCTCACGGCTGGGCCACCGTGTCGAGGCGGCGCGTGAGCCGCACGTGCCACGCGTCGGGCCCCTCGACGAGGTAGGTGACGTCGACCGGAGCGCGCTCGGCGAGCTGCGCGAGCAGCGGCCGCGGCGCGTGCGGCGCGATGATCACGAGCGAGGCGCCGGGGGCGATCGCGTCGAACGCGCCGAAGACGGTGGCGTGCCGGATCGCGTGCGGGATCGTGCGCACGTCGAGCACGGGGTCGCTCTCGTCGTGGCCGCCGCAGCCGCACGTGTGCCCGGCGGGCTGCGGTGCGGTGGGCAGGATCTCGACGGGCTGGCTCATGGCTCTCCTTCGGTGGGCGCGTGCCGTGCGGCCCGCGCGGGGGACGGGACGTCGGCGGCGCCGACCTCCGACAGGTGCAGCTCGCAGTGGCGCGGGCCGACGAACGGGACGAGGCGCTCGGCGCGCACCGGCCCGCCGACCTGCTCGAGGACGCCCTGCGCGAGCCCGAGGTGGACGCTGCACACGACGTCAGGACGGGTGCGTGCCAGGTCGAGGAACGGGCAGCGCCACAGGTCGAACGTCGTCCCGCTCGCGTCGAGGACGGGATCGAAGCCGAGCCGGTCGAGGTGCGCCTCGAGGGCGAGCACCTGGTCGCGCGGTCCCGCGGGCAGCGCCGGCAGCTCGTCGACCATCTCGCGGCCGGCACGTCGGGCCGACGCGGGGACGTCCTCGACGGCGGCGCCGTAGCCGCCCAGCAGCACCCTCGTGAGCCGCGCACGGGCGACGGACTCGGCGAGGTGGCGTGCGGCGGTCGGATCGGTGCGCACGTCGTCGCGCGTCGTGGCCCGGTACACCGTGCGGGGTCGGCCGCGCGTCGTGCGGCGCTCGGTCTCGCGCACCACGAACCGCGCGTCGACGAGCCGCTGCAGGTGCTCCCGCACGGTGTTCTCGTGCAGGCCGGTGCGTGCCGCGAGCGCCGGGGTCGTCGACGGTCCCTCGTCCTGGAGCACGTGCAACAGCTCGACGCGGCTCGCGGACGACAGCACGCGTGCGGCGGGTGTGCGACGCGTGGTGCGCTCGGGCTCGTTGCCGGTCGTCATGGCCACCTCCTCGTCGTCCGGCGGCGACGCAGGACCCAGGTCCCGTGTGCCGCCTGGCGCCATTAAATACCGTCGAGGCGTGGAAAAGACCGGGACCAGGGTCCCGCAGCACACGGTCCTGCTCGTCCCGGGTGGTCTGGCGATGCTCGCCGGCCTGGACGCCGCCCTGCTGCTGCTCGGGCTGCCCGCGCCCGTGCACCTCGACCGGTGGGCCGACGTGCACGGGCCGCTCATGGTCCTGGGCTTCGTCGGCACGCTCGTCGTGCTCGAGCGCGCGGTCGCCGTGCGGCGTCGCGCCGCGCTCGTCGCGCCCGCGCTGCTCGGGCTGGGCGGCCTCGCGCTGCTCGGTCCGCTGCCCCTGGCCGTCGGGCAGTCGGCGTTCGTCGCCGGGACCTGTGCGCTCGTCGCCGTGTACGTCGTCATCTGGCGACGCCAGCCCGCCGCCGCGCTCGCCGTGCAGGCGCTGGGCGCGGCGCACGCCGTGGCGGCCGCCGTGCTGTGGTTGGCCGGCGTCGCCGTCCCGCACCTCGTGCCGTGCCTCGCGGGCTTCCTCGTCCTGACCATCGCCGGCGAGCGGCTCGAGCTGCTGCGCGTCGGCGGCCCGGGGGAGCATGTCGAGGACGTCGTGTGGGCGCTCGCCTGCGCCTGGGCGGTCGCCGCCACCGCCGCGCTGGTGTGGCCGCGCACCGGGTGGCACGCCCTGGGTGCCGTGCTGCTCGCGCTCGTCGCGGTGCTCGCCCGGTACGACGTGGCGCGGCGCACCGTCCGCGGCACCGGGCTGCCGCGGTTCATGGCGTGCGCGATGCTCGCGGGGTACGCGTGGCTCGCCGCCGCGGGTGCCCTGTGGCTCGTCGCGGGGCCCGTGCTGTCCGGCCCCGGGTACGATGCCGTGCTGCACGCGGTCTTCCTGGGCTTCGTGCTGTCGATGGTCATGGCGCACGCGCCGGTCATCCTGCCCGCGGTGCTCCGCCGACCGCTGCCCTACCGGCCCGTCATGTACGCGCCCCTCGTGCTGCTGCACGTCACGCTCGCGGTGCGCGTGCTGGTCGGGGACGCGCACGGCATCGACGCGGTCGTGCGGGCCGGCGGCGTCGGCAACGTCGTGGCCCTGCTCCTCTTCGTCGCGGTCGCCGTCACCTCGGCCCTGCGCGGCCCCGTCGCCGCACCGCCACGCCCGCCGCGGCGCGAGGGGACCCCGCGGGTGGCGGCCACGCCCACCGGCCTCACCGTCGGCGGCACGCGATGACGCGGGCCGGGCACCACCTGCGTGCCAACGCGCTCGTGCTCGCGTGGCTCGTCGCCGCGGCGGTCGCGGCGGTCGCGCACCGGTGGCTCCCCGAGGCGGGGTGGCTGCTCGTCCACCTGCCCCTGCTCGGCGCCGTCACCACGGCGATCCTCGTGTGGAGCCAGCACTTCGCCGACACGCTGCTGCGCCACCCCGCGCCGCGGGGCGCCCTCGTCGCGCGGCTCGCGACGCACACCGTGGGCGCGCTCGCGGTCGTGGTCGGGCACCTGGCCTCCCTCGCACCCGTCCTCGTCGCGGGCGGCGCAGCCGTCGCCGCGGCGGGCGTCGCCCAGGCCGTGGGGATCAGCCGGCAGCGGCGCGGTGCTCTGCCCTCGCGGTTCGGGCACCTCGTGCGCGCGTACGTCGAGGCCGGGCTGCTCCTGGTGCCAGGCGTCGCGTGCGGCGTCGCGATGGCCGCCTTCGCACCCGGGCCTGAACCGTACGCGCGCTGGTACGTCGCGCACGTCGTGCTCACGCTCGTCGGCTGGGTCGGTGTCACCGTCGCCGGGACGCTCGTCGTGCTGTGGCCGACGATCCTGCACGCGCGCATCGACGACGTCGCCGAGCGGTCCGCCTCACGTGCGCTGCTGCTGCTGGTCACCGGCACGCTGATCGCCGCCGCCGGGCCCGCGACGGGTGTGCGTGCCGTCACGGTCGTGGGCCTGCTCGTCGTCCTCGCCGGCATCGCGCTTGTCGTGCGGGTGCTCGTGCGACAGGCGCGCACGGCACCGCCGGTGACGTTCGCGGCCGCGAGCGTCGGGGCCGCCGTGGTGTGGTGGGCGGCGACGGTCGCGGCGCTCGGCGTCGTCGTGGCCGTGGCGCCGACGTGGCGGGCTGCCGTCCCGCACCTGTCCGCGCTCGCGCCCGCGACGGTCGCCGGGTTCGCGGCCCAGGTGCTGGTCGGGGCCCTGTCGTACCTGCTGCCCGTCGTGCTCGGCGGCGGGCCGGCGGTCTCCCGGGCGGTCGCCGCCGAGCTCGACCGGTCGGCGGTCGTCCGGGTGGTCCTGCTCAACGGCGGGCTGGCGTTCTTCGTCCTGCCGTCGCCGAGCCTGGTGCGCGTCACGGCCTCGGTGCTCGCCCTCGCGGTCGGCGCCTGGTTCCTGGTCCTCGTCGCGCGTGCCGTGCGGATCGCGCGGCGCGGCGCCGACGGCGCACCCGCGGCGGTCGTCCCGGCGCGGGGCAGCGGACCGGACCCCGTCGCCGCCGGGCTGGTCCGGGCGCGCCGACGTGGCGCGGGCAGCCTCGCGGTCGGGGCGCTGCTCGTGACCGTGGCCGTCGCGCTCGCGGGGGACCCCGTGGCGGCCGGACTCACCCAGGTCACGGCCGGCAGCGCGGGCGGAGCCGGGGCCGGAGGGGTCGTCGCGACGGGGGGCACGACGACGGTGACGGTGGAGGCGCACGACATGCGGTTCGTCCCCGACACGATCGACGTGCCCGCGGGCGACCGGCTCGTGCTCGAGGTCGTCAACGTCGACGACACCGTGCACGACCTCGTCCTCGACGGCGGCGCGACGTCCGGCCGGCTGGCGCCGGGCGCGCGCGTGACCCTCGACGTGGGCGTCGTCGGGGGTGACCTGGCGGGGTGGTGCTCGGTGGCGGGGCACCGGCTCATGGGCATGACGCTCTCGGTCGTCGTCACCGGCGGCGCGGCGCTCGCGCAGGACGGACCGCAGCACGGACCGCAGGACGAGGACGCCGCCGCAGGCGGGCACGCGGGTCACGCGGACACGACGGACGGCACACCCGCTGCGGACCTCCTCGACCTGATGGCGACCCCCGACGACGACTTCGTCGCGCACGACGCCGTGCTGCCGCCCGTCGGCGACGGCACGACGCACCACGTGCGCCTCGAGGTCACCGAGCACGTGCAGGAGGTCGCACCCGGTGTGACCCGCACCGCGTGGACGTTCGGCGGCACGGCGCCGGGGCCGGTCCTGCACGGGCGCGTCGGCGACAGGTTCGTCGTGACGCTCGTCAACGACGGGAGCCTGGGGCACTCGATCGACTTCCACGCCGGTGCCCTGGCACCCGACGACGTCATGCGGACCATCGAGCCGGGCGAGACGCTCACCTACACGTTCACGGCCACCCGCAGCGGCATCTGGATGTACCACTGCTCGACCATGCCGATGAGCCTGCACATCGCCAACGGCATGCTCGGTGCCGTGGTCATCGACCCACCGGGGCTGCCCCCGGTCGACCACGAGTACGTGCTGGTCCAGTCGGAGCTGTACCTCGGCGCGCAGGGCGGGCCGGCCGACGAGACGGCGCTCAGCGCCCAGACCCCGACGCTGCTGACGTTCAACGGCTACGCGAACCAGTACCGCGACCGGCCGCTGCAGGTCGCCGTGGGCGAGCGCGTCCGGGTGTGGGTCCTCGACGCTGGACCGAACCGACCCTCGTCGTTCCACGTCGTCGGCGGGCAGTTCGACACCGTGTACCGCGAGGGGGACTGGACGCTGCGCGACGGCGGCTCGACCGGCACGGGCGGCGCCCAGGTGCTCGCGCTGCAGCCCGCCGAGGGCGGGTTCGTCGAGCTGACGTTCCCCGAGGCGGGGACCTACCCGTTCGTCACGCACGTCATGGGGGACGCCGAGCGCGGTGCGTCGGGGCGGTTCGTCGTCTCGCCCTGAGGCCGGCCCGGGACCTGGCGCACACGTCCGCGACCTGCCGTCCTCACACGTGGCGACCCAGGGCTGTGCGGGGAACGTTCGCGGAGGGTTACGCGGACGGGCGAACGGGTGAAACACGGCATCCCTATCCTCGGATGCGACGCCGGCACCTCGCGGCGACGCCCCGCCGGGCAGCGACCCGCACCGACGCCCGAACCCGCGCGCCCCTCCCGCACGCGGCCCGACGCCCGGAGGCTCCCGTGACCCAGAACCCGACGACCCCCGCACCGCAGGAGGCGACCGCCTCGCCACCGACCACCGTCGACCACGGGCCCGGTGCCGTCGTCCTGACCCCACCCGGGACCGCACCCGAGCTCGTCCGCCACCGCGGCCGCTGGCTGCACGGCTGGGACCCCGAGGCCACCGACCAGTGGCAGGCCGTCGGTCGCGCCGTCGCGCGTCGCAACCTCGTCCTGTCGATCTTCGCCGAGTTCCTCGGGTTCGCCGTGTGGGCGCTGTGGAGCATCGTCGTGCCGCAGCTCCCGGAGGCGGGCTTCGCGCTCACGCCCGACCAGATGTTCTGGCTGATCGCCGTGCCCTCGCTCGTCGGGGCGACGCTGCGCATCCCGTACACGTTCGCGGTCCCGGTCTTCGGTGGCCGCAACTGGACGATCGTGTCCGCACTGCTGCTGCTCGTACCGACCGGTGCGCTCGCGTGGGCCGTCCAGCGGCCGGACCTGTCGTTCACCGTCCTGCTGGTCGTGGCCGCGCTGGCCGGCGTCGGCGGCGGCAACTTCGCCTCCTCGATGGCGAACATCTCGTTCTTCTACCCCGAGCGGGAGAAGGGACGCGCGCTGGGCCTCAACGCCGCCGGCGGCAACATCGGAACGGCGGCGGTGCAGCTCGCGGTGCCGCTGGTGATCGTCATCGGCGCGGGCGTGCACCTCGAGCGCGCCGGTCTGATGTTCGTGCCCCTCGCCGTCCTCGCCGCGGTGCTCGCGTGGCGGTACATGGACAACGTCAAGGACGCCGCGACCGACCCGCGGGCCTACGGCTCGGCGGCCCGCCAGAAGCACACGTGGGTCATCTCGTTCATCTACATCGGCACGTTCGGTTCGTTCATCGGGTTCTCGGGCGCGTTCCCGACGCTGCTGAAGAACGAGTTCCCCGGCATGACGCTGTCGATCGCGTTCCTCGGCGCACTGGTCGGGTCCGTCGCCAGGCCCGCGGGCGGCATCCTGGCCGACCGGCTGGGTGGGGCGCTCGTGACGGTCGTCGCGTTCGCCGTCATGGCCGCGGGGACGGTGTCGGCGATCTTCGCCCTGCGCTCGGGGTCGTTCGGCCTGTTCTTCGGCTCGTTCCTCCTGCTGTTCCTCGCGACGGGCGCGGGCAACGGCTCGGTCTACCGCATGATCCCGGCCGTGTTCCGGCACGGTGCGGGCGACGCTGCCGACCGCGCGCGGCGCGCCAAGGTCGCCGCCGGGTGCATCGGCATCGCCGGGGCCGTGGGAGCCGTCGGCGGGTTCCTCATCCCGCGCGGCTTCGCCGTCTCGACCACGGCGACCGGGGGGATCGAGACCGCGCTGTGGGTGATCGTCGCGATGTACGGCGTCATGGCCGCCACGACGTGGGTCGTGTACGGCCGCCGCGGCTCGGCGTTCGGCGACGCCCTCATCTGATGACGCTCACGACGACCGCGCAGCACGAGCGCACGGCCGCGACCCAGGTCGCGACCGTGTGCTCGTACTGCGGCGTGGGCTGCGGCATCGTGCTCGACGTCGGTGACGACGGCGCGGTGCGCCGCGCGAGCGGCGACCGGTCGCACCCTGCCAACGCCGGGCGCCTGTGCACCAAGGGCGCGACGAGCGCCACGATGCTCGCCGCGGGCGGGCGGCTGACGACCGCGCTCGTGCGCACCGAGCGCGGCACGGAGCCCGTGCC
This window harbors:
- a CDS encoding MFS transporter, translating into MTKATRSADVGTWDPEDPAAWDERLAWRTLWVTTYNLTLAFAVWYLVSAIAPRLNLVGFDLTTGQLYWLVALPGLAGGLMRLVFMFLPPVVGTRTLVGGSATLLLLPMIGWTFAVRDASTSYATLLVLAFATGIGGGAFAGFMPSTSYFFPRRMSGTTLGLQAGIGNFGVSLIQFLVPWVVGFGLLGTTVLTPQQTVDGGHIWLHNAALVLIPWVVLGIVLAALFLRRVPVQADFREQLDIFREKHTWVMTAVYTMTFGAFSGFAAQLGLLINNVYGGFENAPDPLRYAFLGPLLGSITRAAWGPLCDRFGGAVWTFVAGIGMTASTVVATLFLTPSDVGEFTWFLVAMLALFTFAGIGNAGTFKQMPMIFPRRQAGGVIGFTSAIAAFGPFLVGIALSLWTPVAFFVGAAAYFAICTALTWVNYARPGAPRPS
- a CDS encoding DUF2249 domain-containing protein, with the protein product MSQPVEILPTAPQPAGHTCGCGGHDESDPVLDVRTIPHAIRHATVFGAFDAIAPGASLVIIAPHAPRPLLAQLAERAPVDVTYLVEGPDAWHVRLTRRLDTVAQP
- a CDS encoding cupin domain-containing protein, coding for MSAATEGAVMTEVADLASLVEVQPESTVSRTVLRAEGARVVLFAFDAGQVLTEHTAAMPVLLQVLTGHLRVTADGRTVDLRPGGVVHLGTRLPHEVEAVVASKLALTMLDPR
- a CDS encoding MFS transporter, with protein sequence MTQNPTTPAPQEATASPPTTVDHGPGAVVLTPPGTAPELVRHRGRWLHGWDPEATDQWQAVGRAVARRNLVLSIFAEFLGFAVWALWSIVVPQLPEAGFALTPDQMFWLIAVPSLVGATLRIPYTFAVPVFGGRNWTIVSALLLLVPTGALAWAVQRPDLSFTVLLVVAALAGVGGGNFASSMANISFFYPEREKGRALGLNAAGGNIGTAAVQLAVPLVIVIGAGVHLERAGLMFVPLAVLAAVLAWRYMDNVKDAATDPRAYGSAARQKHTWVISFIYIGTFGSFIGFSGAFPTLLKNEFPGMTLSIAFLGALVGSVARPAGGILADRLGGALVTVVAFAVMAAGTVSAIFALRSGSFGLFFGSFLLLFLATGAGNGSVYRMIPAVFRHGAGDAADRARRAKVAAGCIGIAGAVGAVGGFLIPRGFAVSTTATGGIETALWVIVAMYGVMAATTWVVYGRRGSAFGDALI
- a CDS encoding multicopper oxidase domain-containing protein — encoded protein: MTRAGHHLRANALVLAWLVAAAVAAVAHRWLPEAGWLLVHLPLLGAVTTAILVWSQHFADTLLRHPAPRGALVARLATHTVGALAVVVGHLASLAPVLVAGGAAVAAAGVAQAVGISRQRRGALPSRFGHLVRAYVEAGLLLVPGVACGVAMAAFAPGPEPYARWYVAHVVLTLVGWVGVTVAGTLVVLWPTILHARIDDVAERSASRALLLLVTGTLIAAAGPATGVRAVTVVGLLVVLAGIALVVRVLVRQARTAPPVTFAAASVGAAVVWWAATVAALGVVVAVAPTWRAAVPHLSALAPATVAGFAAQVLVGALSYLLPVVLGGGPAVSRAVAAELDRSAVVRVVLLNGGLAFFVLPSPSLVRVTASVLALAVGAWFLVLVARAVRIARRGADGAPAAVVPARGSGPDPVAAGLVRARRRGAGSLAVGALLVTVAVALAGDPVAAGLTQVTAGSAGGAGAGGVVATGGTTTVTVEAHDMRFVPDTIDVPAGDRLVLEVVNVDDTVHDLVLDGGATSGRLAPGARVTLDVGVVGGDLAGWCSVAGHRLMGMTLSVVVTGGAALAQDGPQHGPQDEDAAAGGHAGHADTTDGTPAADLLDLMATPDDDFVAHDAVLPPVGDGTTHHVRLEVTEHVQEVAPGVTRTAWTFGGTAPGPVLHGRVGDRFVVTLVNDGSLGHSIDFHAGALAPDDVMRTIEPGETLTYTFTATRSGIWMYHCSTMPMSLHIANGMLGAVVIDPPGLPPVDHEYVLVQSELYLGAQGGPADETALSAQTPTLLTFNGYANQYRDRPLQVAVGERVRVWVLDAGPNRPSSFHVVGGQFDTVYREGDWTLRDGGSTGTGGAQVLALQPAEGGFVELTFPEAGTYPFVTHVMGDAERGASGRFVVSP
- a CDS encoding helix-turn-helix transcriptional regulator, whose protein sequence is MTTGNEPERTTRRTPAARVLSSASRVELLHVLQDEGPSTTPALAARTGLHENTVREHLQRLVDARFVVRETERRTTRGRPRTVYRATTRDDVRTDPTAARHLAESVARARLTRVLLGGYGAAVEDVPASARRAGREMVDELPALPAGPRDQVLALEAHLDRLGFDPVLDASGTTFDLWRCPFLDLARTRPDVVCSVHLGLAQGVLEQVGGPVRAERLVPFVGPRHCELHLSEVGAADVPSPARAARHAPTEGEP